A part of Candidatus Saccharibacteria bacterium genomic DNA contains:
- a CDS encoding prepilin-type N-terminal cleavage/methylation domain-containing protein, with translation MHKKLGFTVVEILVVITVIGVISTVVVVAYRGVQERAYMAQVYTNVSNTAKLMNTYHTFNGTYPIVANTNCLGKVGEYPAANGFQAGSCGIDTANGSSWGQANDSLVTMLTTIGTVPSGAIRTSTNYGIKYRGVYFQINDYPGGSAWPDSVFFEFSVSGNLSCLGKPYIRRYDSSANTTYCSYYFDASGN, from the coding sequence ATGCATAAAAAACTAGGTTTTACTGTTGTAGAGATACTGGTCGTCATCACTGTTATTGGTGTCATATCCACTGTAGTGGTTGTGGCATATCGGGGTGTGCAAGAACGGGCATATATGGCACAGGTTTATACAAATGTCAGTAATACCGCTAAGCTTATGAACACTTACCACACGTTTAATGGTACGTATCCTATTGTTGCCAATACAAATTGCTTGGGCAAAGTAGGCGAATACCCAGCGGCAAACGGATTTCAAGCAGGTTCATGTGGGATTGATACTGCGAACGGCTCTTCATGGGGCCAGGCAAATGACAGTCTTGTCACTATGCTTACCACTATAGGTACCGTGCCCTCGGGCGCAATAAGGACCTCAACTAATTATGGCATTAAATATCGAGGAGTTTATTTTCAGATTAACGACTATCCTGGCGGTTCTGCATGGCCTGATTCGGTCTTTTTCGAATTTTCTGTATCAGGTAACCTATCTTGTCTCGGTAAGCCCTATATTAGGAGGTATGATTCATCTGCGAACACCACTTACTGCTCGTACTACTTCGATGCGTCGGGGAATTAA
- a CDS encoding ABC transporter ATP-binding protein yields MAKRKMSTKQVLTALWSVARTTYKASPIAVALKLVGAVIEAILPITIAYFAAATTTALVAAYSGDAAAGRTALTYVFITAMLGLISTAWGSISRYIGELAKYKIDAEITDSLYCHFVELEYWYYDDKETADLFDKAQNFAFYFSRFFDDIASMLSGILRAVVAIIAVSSVAWWMSPLLVAAVIPSMYFQFRLSRMQSAHWKENVVTRRTMSQIKWSVFQSRNIAELRIYGLVKYMLNWHADLRAQDEKTRIDFERSYIGKRLLAQLLEAFVEVGALIYVVLEIIARRQAVGQFLYAQQMVSQTLSGTREVISRFSGMDEDLATLFDYEAFMKLTKNTGAGTILKSVPGRIRLEHVSFTYPQSKARVLNDISFAIETNQHIAIVGENGAGKSTLIKLILGIYRPTRGKIFLDGKNLAGVQLSSWHAMLGVLKQDYLSFWFTTARNNVAFGDVSRPYDEDRFQQALVRAEAKSFVDRLPQGSDTFVDKWAEDDDGNPGTDLSGGQWQRLVLARNFYRNSPIIILDEPTSAIDALAEARIFDHLFADKNRTVITISHRLTTVQKADVIYMMKAGRIVESGTHTELVKLRGEYYTMFKAQLHE; encoded by the coding sequence ATGGCAAAACGCAAAATGTCAACTAAGCAGGTTTTGACAGCGCTCTGGAGTGTTGCTCGTACGACCTATAAGGCGTCACCCATTGCGGTAGCACTTAAACTTGTGGGCGCAGTGATTGAGGCAATTCTGCCGATTACGATAGCTTATTTTGCTGCTGCAACAACAACAGCGCTTGTGGCGGCGTATTCAGGAGATGCTGCGGCCGGCCGAACAGCACTTACCTACGTATTTATAACAGCCATGCTTGGGCTTATATCGACAGCCTGGGGCAGTATTTCACGCTATATTGGAGAGCTGGCCAAGTATAAGATTGACGCCGAAATTACCGACAGCCTATACTGTCATTTTGTTGAGCTAGAGTACTGGTATTATGACGACAAAGAAACGGCAGATCTGTTCGATAAAGCGCAAAATTTTGCCTTTTATTTTTCGCGATTTTTCGACGATATCGCGAGTATGCTGAGTGGCATTTTGCGTGCAGTCGTAGCCATCATCGCTGTATCATCCGTTGCTTGGTGGATGTCGCCTCTCCTTGTCGCAGCTGTTATACCAAGCATGTATTTCCAGTTTAGGCTTTCGAGAATGCAGAGCGCACACTGGAAAGAAAACGTTGTCACGCGTCGGACGATGAGTCAGATTAAATGGAGTGTCTTCCAGTCGCGCAATATTGCCGAGCTACGCATCTATGGACTGGTAAAATATATGCTAAACTGGCACGCCGATTTGCGCGCTCAAGACGAAAAAACGCGTATTGATTTTGAGCGAAGCTATATTGGTAAGCGTCTTTTGGCGCAACTGCTGGAAGCTTTTGTAGAAGTAGGAGCACTGATATACGTGGTACTAGAGATTATTGCGCGTCGCCAGGCGGTAGGACAGTTTTTGTATGCTCAGCAAATGGTCTCGCAGACGCTATCAGGCACCCGCGAGGTGATTAGTCGCTTTAGCGGAATGGATGAGGATCTGGCGACGCTTTTTGACTATGAAGCATTCATGAAACTTACAAAAAACACTGGCGCTGGCACTATATTGAAGTCTGTTCCTGGCCGGATACGGCTCGAACACGTCTCATTCACGTATCCGCAGTCAAAAGCCCGCGTACTAAACGATATTAGCTTTGCTATCGAGACCAATCAGCATATAGCCATTGTCGGCGAAAATGGCGCTGGAAAAAGTACTCTCATTAAACTTATTCTTGGCATATACCGTCCGACTAGGGGCAAGATATTTCTTGACGGTAAGAATCTAGCGGGGGTACAGTTGTCTTCTTGGCATGCCATGTTGGGTGTGTTGAAGCAAGATTATCTGAGCTTTTGGTTTACGACCGCACGCAACAATGTGGCTTTTGGGGACGTTTCTCGTCCGTACGATGAAGATCGATTCCAGCAGGCACTTGTTCGCGCTGAGGCAAAGAGTTTCGTTGACAGACTTCCGCAAGGTTCTGACACCTTTGTTGATAAGTGGGCTGAAGACGATGACGGTAACCCGGGCACTGATTTATCTGGGGGACAATGGCAACGCCTTGTACTGGCCCGCAACTTTTATCGAAATAGCCCAATTATTATTCTCGATGAACCGACCAGTGCAATTGATGCGCTCGCTGAGGCGCGTATATTCGACCATTTGTTTGCCGATAAAAACCGCACGGTAATTACGATTAGCCATCGATTGACAACTGTCCAGAAAGCAGACGTGATCTATATGATGAAGGCGGGGAGAATTGTTGAATCAGGGACACATACCGAGCTTGTGAAGTTGCGTGGTGAATACTACACCATGTTCAAAGCACAACTACACGAATAA
- a CDS encoding RNA-binding protein, giving the protein MSKANLFVGSLAYATTDDSLQAFFATVGPVASARVITDRDSGRSKGFGFVEFENEDDNQKAIDQLNGKELDGRTIAVSVARPKEDRPRGDFGGGNGGSFRQRSW; this is encoded by the coding sequence ATGTCAAAAGCAAATCTATTTGTAGGCAGCCTTGCCTACGCAACCACTGACGACAGCTTGCAAGCATTTTTTGCAACCGTTGGTCCTGTTGCTAGCGCGCGTGTTATCACTGATCGTGATAGCGGTCGCAGCAAAGGTTTTGGTTTTGTCGAGTTCGAAAACGAAGATGACAACCAAAAAGCTATTGACCAGTTAAACGGCAAAGAGCTCGATGGCCGCACCATTGCAGTCAGCGTAGCTCGCCCTAAAGAAGATCGTCCACGTGGCGACTTCGGTGGTGGCAACGGCGGTTCATTCCGTCAGCGTAGCTGGTAA
- the nadE gene encoding ammonia-dependent NAD(+) synthetase, whose product MCERQHEIITTLGVKPSIEPKEEIERRTRQLADYLRENSKAGFVLGVSGGQDSLLVGLLAQRAAVLSRAEGYTAQFCAMLLPYGDQSDRLDAELAINVIKPDRVIDFNIKPMVDAFATTYDSATMENLTDFHKGNAKARSRMVAQYALAGMHNMLVLGTDHAAEALVGFFTKFGDGAADVAPISTLNKRQGRQLLRYLGVPEVFTSKAPTADLLDGTPSQPDETELGLTYSSIDDYLEGKEMVDTIATVIERKYDATAHKRENPVAF is encoded by the coding sequence ATGTGTGAGCGTCAGCATGAAATCATAACAACTTTAGGGGTAAAACCGTCGATCGAACCAAAAGAAGAAATCGAACGGCGAACTCGTCAGCTTGCGGATTATCTACGCGAAAATAGTAAAGCAGGGTTTGTACTCGGTGTATCTGGCGGACAAGACTCTCTTCTCGTGGGACTTCTCGCACAACGAGCCGCAGTTCTCAGCAGAGCCGAAGGCTATACAGCACAATTTTGCGCAATGCTATTGCCATATGGCGACCAGAGTGACCGGCTTGACGCTGAATTGGCAATAAACGTCATTAAACCTGATCGAGTAATCGATTTTAATATAAAGCCAATGGTAGACGCATTCGCTACAACATACGATAGCGCAACTATGGAGAATCTGACTGATTTTCACAAAGGCAATGCCAAGGCTAGATCACGTATGGTAGCCCAATACGCCCTTGCTGGCATGCACAATATGTTGGTGCTTGGTACTGATCACGCAGCCGAAGCTTTGGTAGGCTTTTTTACAAAATTCGGTGATGGTGCAGCAGACGTAGCTCCAATTTCAACGCTTAACAAGCGCCAAGGGCGACAATTGTTAAGATATCTAGGGGTACCAGAAGTGTTTACTTCAAAAGCGCCAACCGCCGACCTGCTCGATGGCACTCCTTCACAGCCCGATGAGACTGAACTCGGACTAACCTACAGCAGTATTGACGATTACCTTGAGGGGAAAGAGATGGTAGACACAATAGCAACAGTGATCGAACGTAAATACGATGCGACCGCGCACAAACGAGAGAATCCAGTAGCGTTTTAG
- a CDS encoding TIGR02611 family protein, translated as MRKLPNSTRKILIGFSGWAVLLVGVIMIPYPGPGWVVVFIGLSILATEFEWASDAHNYVHTKYDAWQKWLVSQPFFIKALFWCLTALTVVVTVWLLNGYGLLASWAGLNLPWLNSPLVR; from the coding sequence ATGCGAAAACTGCCAAATAGTACTCGTAAAATACTCATTGGATTTTCCGGATGGGCCGTTCTGCTTGTGGGTGTCATTATGATTCCTTACCCTGGTCCCGGTTGGGTAGTAGTGTTTATTGGATTATCTATTCTCGCGACTGAATTTGAATGGGCAAGCGATGCTCATAACTATGTTCATACAAAATATGATGCTTGGCAGAAGTGGCTTGTTTCGCAGCCATTTTTTATTAAAGCTTTATTTTGGTGTCTGACAGCACTGACGGTTGTTGTGACCGTGTGGCTTCTCAACGGCTACGGTTTGCTTGCCAGTTGGGCCGGACTTAATCTGCCGTGGCTTAACTCACCGCTTGTAAGGTAG
- a CDS encoding DUF3459 domain-containing protein, protein MDGNGDGVGDLRGVIERIDYLQGTKDSLGVDAIWFSPIFPSPMADMGYDVSNYCDIDETFGSIEDFKELIAKAHEKGINVMIDFVPNHSSDRHAWFQASRKSKTNPYADYYVWRDGKSDGGPPNNWVSIFGGPAWEYDASRKQYYLHTFLASQPDLNWDNAAVRREMKNVLRFWLDIGVDGIRADAVRWLSKDPKFRDDPRNKLHVHSYDGASQEYDALVHKYSRFWKNLFPYLRELTDVIAEYDNRIMIFEDYPDANYSTKEQYLGFYGINPKVSMPFNFEGVWTDFYADAFRTFITEFQGMLNQDEHTPVYCFGNHDQARIVSRMGGEPQARLIALMQMSLPGLPTIYYGDEIGMPNTPIAENEIKDLRAFSSGDVTTTRDPERTPMQWSNEVFAGFSTAAPWLPIGRTVARHNVATQQREPDSFLALYRRLLKLRSRHDILRNGTYEAFGELEAEVFMFARWLGDQHIFVALNFGRTDNTVNLPHKGRVLCCTNPVDYPDIDDEGRLCLRPYEGVIVECYEHPLTDTLAE, encoded by the coding sequence ATGGATGGGAATGGTGATGGTGTTGGTGATTTACGCGGAGTAATTGAGCGAATTGACTATCTACAAGGTACAAAAGATTCACTTGGTGTCGATGCTATATGGTTCTCGCCCATATTTCCTTCACCGATGGCCGACATGGGCTATGACGTGAGTAATTACTGTGATATTGATGAAACATTTGGTAGTATCGAGGACTTTAAGGAGCTGATTGCCAAAGCGCACGAAAAAGGGATCAATGTGATGATTGACTTCGTGCCCAACCACTCATCCGACCGTCACGCGTGGTTTCAGGCGTCGCGAAAGTCGAAAACGAATCCCTACGCCGACTATTATGTATGGCGTGATGGTAAATCGGACGGTGGACCGCCAAACAACTGGGTGAGTATATTTGGAGGTCCAGCCTGGGAATACGATGCATCTCGCAAGCAGTACTACCTGCACACATTTTTGGCCAGTCAGCCAGACTTGAACTGGGATAATGCTGCTGTGCGCAGAGAAATGAAAAATGTTCTAAGGTTTTGGCTTGATATTGGCGTTGACGGGATTCGAGCTGACGCGGTTCGCTGGCTCAGTAAAGATCCAAAATTTCGCGATGATCCTCGCAATAAGTTGCACGTTCATTCATACGACGGTGCGTCACAGGAATACGATGCGCTCGTCCACAAATATAGTCGCTTCTGGAAAAATCTTTTTCCGTATTTACGTGAACTAACTGATGTGATTGCCGAATACGATAATCGAATAATGATATTCGAAGACTACCCAGACGCTAACTATAGCACCAAAGAGCAGTATCTCGGTTTCTATGGCATCAACCCGAAAGTTAGTATGCCATTCAATTTTGAAGGTGTCTGGACGGATTTTTATGCCGATGCTTTCCGCACGTTTATTACCGAGTTTCAAGGTATGTTAAACCAAGATGAACATACGCCGGTATATTGTTTTGGCAATCATGACCAAGCACGTATCGTTAGTCGTATGGGCGGTGAACCGCAGGCTAGGTTGATCGCACTGATGCAGATGTCACTGCCTGGACTCCCTACGATTTATTACGGCGACGAGATTGGTATGCCAAATACGCCAATTGCAGAAAATGAAATTAAAGATCTACGTGCGTTTAGCTCTGGTGATGTCACGACAACTCGCGACCCCGAACGTACACCGATGCAATGGAGTAACGAAGTGTTCGCTGGTTTTAGTACTGCGGCGCCGTGGTTACCAATAGGTCGCACGGTAGCTAGGCATAACGTTGCTACCCAGCAGCGCGAGCCTGACTCTTTTCTTGCGCTCTACCGCCGCTTACTTAAGCTGCGAAGTCGTCATGATATTTTACGAAACGGCACATATGAGGCATTTGGTGAGCTTGAGGCAGAGGTATTTATGTTTGCTCGTTGGTTGGGGGATCAGCACATTTTCGTCGCTTTAAACTTTGGCCGTACCGACAACACAGTAAATTTGCCGCATAAAGGAAGAGTGCTGTGTTGCACCAATCCGGTAGACTACCCCGATATCGACGACGAAGGCAGGCTGTGCCTCAGGCCATACGAAGGTGTGATTGTAGAGTGCTACGAACATCCGCTGACCGACACATTAGCTGAGTAG
- a CDS encoding alpha-amylase encodes MKHIYEIHTAVWLQDLSRRYKQTITLATVPDDIINRLKTYHMDTVWLMGVWQRSQVAADISRQDTKLVSEVRQLLPDYSPGDIIGSAYAVKAYVVDERFGGNAGLAVFRQQLARHGIQLILDFVPNHTAFDHAWLREHPDFYITGESRLALNQPEHYYQVGTLAIAKAADPNLSPWPDVAQVNAFSRGYRQASIATLQHIATLCDGVRCDMAMLLLTDVVGRTWGDRAGQAPDQEYWSEVIQAVKITNPAFIFIAESYWDTERNLIQLGFNACYDKPIYDAMVNNDTESIARRNQQLVDISEKLVHFLENHDERRAASVFTNEQIQTYSQQLLAMPGLCLWYDGQFEGHRTQLPVHIGRGPKESTDTSIESIYSSLLS; translated from the coding sequence ATGAAGCATATTTATGAAATACACACTGCAGTATGGCTCCAAGACCTAAGCAGGCGCTACAAACAAACAATCACCCTCGCCACCGTCCCTGACGATATCATTAACCGCCTAAAAACCTACCATATGGACACTGTGTGGCTTATGGGAGTGTGGCAGCGAAGTCAGGTCGCAGCCGACATCAGCCGTCAAGACACTAAGCTTGTTAGCGAGGTCCGACAACTGCTCCCAGACTACTCCCCTGGCGATATTATTGGCTCAGCATATGCAGTAAAAGCATATGTGGTCGACGAGCGCTTTGGCGGCAATGCTGGGCTTGCTGTATTCCGACAACAACTTGCCCGTCATGGGATACAACTCATACTCGACTTCGTTCCTAATCATACGGCGTTTGATCACGCGTGGCTCCGTGAGCATCCTGATTTTTATATCACTGGCGAGTCGAGGCTCGCGCTCAATCAGCCCGAACACTACTACCAAGTTGGCACTTTGGCTATTGCAAAAGCGGCGGATCCAAACCTGTCGCCTTGGCCTGATGTCGCACAGGTCAATGCATTTTCTCGTGGCTACCGCCAAGCCAGCATCGCCACACTACAGCATATTGCCACTCTCTGTGATGGGGTGCGCTGTGATATGGCGATGTTACTACTAACTGATGTCGTCGGGCGAACCTGGGGAGATAGGGCCGGACAAGCTCCAGACCAAGAATATTGGAGTGAGGTTATTCAAGCAGTAAAAATCACAAATCCGGCATTCATATTTATTGCCGAAAGCTATTGGGACACTGAGCGCAACCTGATTCAACTTGGTTTTAATGCCTGCTATGACAAGCCGATATATGATGCGATGGTAAATAATGACACCGAATCAATCGCACGGCGCAACCAGCAGCTCGTCGATATTAGCGAGAAACTCGTCCATTTTCTTGAAAATCACGACGAGAGACGAGCTGCTTCGGTATTCACCAACGAACAGATCCAAACATATAGCCAGCAGCTACTGGCTATGCCCGGGCTTTGCCTATGGTACGACGGACAATTCGAAGGACACCGTACCCAGCTTCCTGTCCATATTGGTCGAGGCCCTAAAGAATCGACAGATACTTCGATCGAATCTATCTACAGTTCACTACTCAGCTAA
- the typA gene encoding translational GTPase TypA: MKDALYIRNIAIIAHVDHGKTTLVDGLLKQSNTFRDNQAEMNQTLIMDSGDQEHERGITITAKQTSIYYGDYKINIIDTPGHADFSGEVERTLNMADGVLLVVDAQEGPMPQTKFVLTKALELGLAPVVVINKIDKPARRIAEVEDELADLFLELATDESQLHYPTYYAIAREGKAWKSLPDNPSEHADLTAIFKAILEHIPVPKVSDGPLQLLVTALQYDSFVGKYAIGRISRGIATRGQGVVVMKRDGEAVAGKIERVFGYRGLTREEISEAGAGDIVALVGLGDAHIGDTVADKAAPEPLPTISIEAPTISMYLGPNTSPMKGREGEFNTSRQLGDRLQRELESNVALRVVENGIGFTISGRGELHLSVLIESMRREGYEFEVGRPEVVTIVENGVTKEPMEELQIEIGQEFIGVVSQELGSRRAELVRQETTASGSARMTYHLPTRAMIGLRNLLLTDTKGTVIMNSLPHGYAPMGGKLPRTRNGVLIAFEAGTTTPYALEAAEARGELFVGPATEVYAGMIVGRYNRQDDLEINVCKAKHLTNMRSKSSDGTVQLTPYIDLSLEQCIDFIEDDELLEVTPKNLRLRKRYLDSNQRKRVNK, translated from the coding sequence ATGAAAGACGCATTATATATTCGCAATATCGCTATCATAGCGCACGTCGACCACGGTAAAACAACACTTGTCGACGGGTTATTAAAACAGAGCAATACATTTCGGGATAATCAGGCTGAAATGAACCAAACACTCATTATGGACAGCGGCGACCAAGAGCATGAGCGCGGCATCACTATTACCGCCAAGCAGACGAGCATCTACTACGGTGACTATAAGATTAATATCATCGACACACCTGGACACGCTGATTTTAGCGGAGAAGTCGAACGAACACTCAATATGGCAGATGGCGTGCTGCTGGTTGTTGATGCCCAAGAAGGGCCAATGCCGCAAACAAAATTCGTGCTGACAAAAGCACTAGAGCTTGGTCTTGCTCCGGTGGTGGTTATCAACAAAATTGACAAACCGGCCCGACGCATCGCCGAAGTGGAAGACGAGCTGGCGGATTTGTTTCTCGAGCTTGCAACCGATGAGTCACAGCTTCACTATCCGACCTACTATGCGATTGCGCGCGAAGGCAAAGCATGGAAATCTCTTCCTGATAATCCAAGTGAGCATGCTGACCTAACGGCAATATTTAAGGCTATTTTAGAACATATTCCTGTACCAAAGGTATCAGACGGGCCCTTGCAGCTGCTTGTCACGGCTTTACAGTACGACTCATTTGTAGGTAAGTATGCCATTGGACGCATTTCGCGCGGTATCGCTACGCGTGGTCAAGGGGTGGTGGTGATGAAACGTGATGGAGAGGCTGTTGCTGGTAAAATTGAACGAGTTTTTGGTTATCGAGGTCTGACTCGTGAAGAAATCAGCGAAGCAGGAGCGGGCGATATTGTCGCACTTGTTGGCCTGGGCGATGCGCACATCGGCGATACTGTTGCTGACAAAGCCGCACCGGAGCCGCTACCTACAATTAGCATCGAAGCTCCAACAATAAGCATGTATCTTGGCCCCAATACCAGCCCTATGAAGGGTCGTGAAGGCGAGTTTAATACCAGCCGACAACTCGGCGATCGATTGCAGCGTGAACTGGAAAGCAATGTCGCGCTTCGCGTGGTAGAAAATGGTATCGGATTCACTATTAGTGGGCGTGGAGAGCTCCACCTTTCTGTTTTGATCGAATCCATGCGACGAGAGGGGTATGAATTTGAAGTTGGACGTCCTGAGGTTGTGACGATTGTAGAAAATGGGGTGACAAAAGAACCAATGGAGGAGTTGCAAATTGAAATTGGCCAGGAATTTATCGGAGTAGTTAGTCAGGAGTTAGGCTCGCGCCGTGCCGAACTTGTGCGACAAGAAACGACAGCCAGCGGCAGTGCTCGTATGACATACCACTTGCCAACTCGAGCAATGATTGGTTTACGCAATCTTCTTCTGACCGACACAAAAGGCACGGTTATTATGAACAGCTTGCCGCATGGATATGCACCTATGGGCGGCAAGCTGCCGCGTACACGAAACGGCGTGCTAATCGCGTTTGAAGCTGGTACGACAACTCCCTACGCACTCGAAGCTGCTGAAGCGCGTGGCGAGCTGTTTGTAGGGCCAGCTACAGAGGTGTATGCCGGCATGATTGTCGGACGCTATAACCGACAGGATGATCTAGAAATCAATGTCTGTAAGGCTAAGCACCTTACGAACATGCGCTCAAAATCAAGTGACGGTACCGTTCAGTTGACCCCCTATATCGACTTAAGTCTCGAACAGTGTATTGATTTCATTGAAGACGATGAGTTACTTGAAGTCACGCCGAAAAATTTGCGTTTACGCAAGAGATACCTTGATTCAAACCAAAGAAAACGAGTAAATAAATAA
- a CDS encoding ADP-ribosylglycohydrolase family protein: MNSWRAIGEQLLPAIAYGDAAGLPVETRSAKYITDHYGHIDRLLPSKENPFYQGEFQPGTWSDDTQLSLVVARSLSRVGAFDIRDIANLHVQAYGETEQVIRKGQVVKRGWGGSTTRSVERYMSGIAAEQCGEVQGKGNGVIMKLAPLVYWHEVRGVDRVEAYRDCDQLTAFTHNHVTAKVASRVHHDVLSYLMHMPYEQDDFVRFVLESAKYHEYLLGDRSNDISSELAYLNEHFYFDTDSILRNTDGRGFVVSQTLAMAYGAFLAHDGEFVTSVYEAVNLGGDTDSTASIVAAMTVMKNRGVFEKPHDYETTLNHDMLCEVSCALSC, translated from the coding sequence ATGAATTCGTGGCGCGCAATAGGTGAGCAGCTATTGCCTGCGATTGCCTATGGTGATGCGGCGGGACTACCGGTCGAGACACGTAGCGCCAAATACATCACTGATCATTATGGTCATATTGATCGTCTTTTACCAAGCAAAGAAAACCCATTTTATCAAGGTGAATTTCAGCCAGGTACCTGGAGTGACGACACACAACTAAGTCTGGTGGTCGCGCGTAGTCTTAGCCGTGTTGGGGCGTTTGATATACGAGATATTGCCAATCTTCATGTTCAGGCCTATGGTGAGACCGAACAGGTCATCCGTAAAGGCCAGGTGGTAAAGCGTGGCTGGGGCGGCTCAACAACCCGGAGTGTTGAGCGGTATATGAGCGGTATTGCGGCAGAGCAGTGTGGCGAAGTCCAGGGCAAGGGAAACGGTGTCATTATGAAGCTAGCCCCACTCGTCTATTGGCATGAAGTACGTGGTGTTGATCGCGTAGAAGCTTACCGTGACTGTGATCAACTAACGGCATTTACCCATAATCATGTCACCGCGAAAGTTGCTTCGAGAGTTCACCACGACGTACTGAGCTACTTGATGCACATGCCGTATGAACAAGACGATTTTGTGCGCTTTGTGCTTGAAAGCGCAAAGTATCATGAATACCTACTGGGTGATCGCTCGAATGACATCTCAAGCGAGCTTGCTTACCTCAATGAGCATTTCTATTTCGATACCGATAGTATTCTTCGTAATACTGATGGAAGAGGTTTTGTTGTGTCGCAGACTCTTGCAATGGCATATGGTGCATTTTTAGCCCACGATGGCGAATTCGTGACGAGTGTCTACGAAGCGGTCAACCTGGGGGGCGACACCGACAGTACTGCTTCAATCGTGGCAGCGATGACAGTTATGAAAAACCGAGGAGTGTTTGAAAAACCGCACGATTACGAGACCACTCTCAACCATGATATGCTTTGTGAAGTATCATGTGCGCTTAGCTGTTAA
- a CDS encoding NUDIX hydrolase, translating to MKYSTPYIPPTLTVDVVVFQLLGDELVVLLTQRSDDPFRGEWALPGGYNAAGSTTIEALSVVVKRKTGVDLDNDLAYIEQLYTFDTVARDPRGHAVSVTYMGCGRNIIPKSAEQISTFYPVDKLPSLAYDPAEIIRYARARLSAKLTYTNAVSGLLDKKFTLSQLQTAYEAVIGRVLDKRNFRKKFLSLGLIHETPDMWREGAHRPAKLYAFNNESLEVLSRSFD from the coding sequence ATGAAGTACAGCACGCCCTATATTCCCCCGACATTGACTGTTGATGTGGTAGTTTTTCAACTACTTGGTGATGAACTTGTAGTGTTGCTCACTCAGCGAAGTGATGATCCATTCCGTGGAGAATGGGCACTCCCAGGGGGTTACAACGCTGCGGGTAGTACAACGATTGAGGCTCTCTCTGTGGTTGTGAAACGCAAGACTGGTGTGGACCTCGATAATGACCTTGCCTACATCGAACAGCTGTACACCTTCGACACGGTCGCCCGTGATCCGCGCGGTCATGCGGTATCAGTAACCTACATGGGGTGTGGTCGCAATATTATTCCAAAATCCGCCGAGCAAATATCGACATTTTACCCGGTCGACAAACTTCCTAGCCTCGCCTATGATCCTGCAGAGATTATTCGATACGCGCGCGCACGACTGAGCGCGAAACTTACCTATACTAATGCCGTGTCAGGCTTGCTCGACAAAAAATTTACTCTGAGTCAGCTGCAAACTGCGTACGAAGCGGTTATAGGACGCGTACTTGATAAACGAAATTTTCGTAAAAAATTCCTAAGCCTTGGCCTGATCCATGAAACACCTGATATGTGGCGAGAGGGCGCACATCGACCAGCGAAACTCTACGCCTTCAATAATGAATCACTCGAAGTTCTCTCTCGTAGTTTTGATTAA